In one window of Nodosilinea sp. PGN35 DNA:
- a CDS encoding pentapeptide repeat-containing protein, protein MNARELLDAYARGDMDFKGKTLVGIDLAGADLIGANMVQADLENANLMLAFLTRVRFRQANLSRAQMGGANLNQADLSAAVLRDADLHGASLQGADLRSANMTLADLLDANLTGADLRNADLSGANLTGACLRGANLRQENRKYATNLRGAKLHLADLRGTNLSGADLAYVDLSGANLSEAVLRDANLKGANLRGALLRNANLSDVDLSQSCLEAADLTHCRFPRSNLSQANLNRVSAKGADFTETTMALAQMDDCNLADARFSRADLARVSLCRSILTKALLVETYLGRADLTDADLSEAILDRAEISSSTMTNVTLAGTTMPDGSIHG, encoded by the coding sequence ATGAATGCCCGCGAACTGCTCGATGCCTATGCCCGTGGCGATATGGATTTTAAGGGTAAGACTCTGGTGGGCATCGACCTCGCTGGGGCCGACCTGATTGGGGCCAATATGGTGCAGGCGGATCTGGAAAATGCCAACCTCATGCTGGCATTTTTAACCCGAGTGCGGTTTCGTCAGGCCAATCTGTCGCGGGCTCAGATGGGGGGGGCCAACCTCAACCAGGCCGACCTGTCGGCGGCGGTGCTGCGCGATGCCGATCTGCACGGGGCCAGCCTCCAGGGAGCCGACCTGCGCAGTGCCAATATGACCCTGGCCGACCTGCTCGATGCCAACCTGACCGGGGCCGACCTGCGCAATGCCGACCTCAGCGGGGCCAACCTGACCGGGGCCTGCCTGCGCGGAGCCAACCTGCGCCAGGAGAACCGCAAGTATGCCACCAACCTGCGCGGAGCTAAACTGCACCTGGCCGATCTGCGGGGCACCAATCTCTCGGGGGCTGACTTGGCCTACGTCGATCTCAGCGGGGCTAACCTCAGCGAAGCGGTGCTGCGCGACGCCAACCTCAAGGGGGCCAATCTGCGTGGAGCGTTGCTGCGCAATGCCAACCTCAGCGATGTCGATCTCAGCCAAAGCTGCTTAGAAGCAGCCGATCTCACCCACTGCCGCTTCCCCCGCAGCAACCTGAGCCAGGCCAACCTCAACCGCGTCAGCGCCAAGGGGGCCGACTTTACCGAAACCACCATGGCGCTGGCCCAAATGGATGACTGCAACCTGGCCGATGCTCGCTTTAGCCGCGCCGACCTGGCCCGAGTGAGCCTGTGCCGTTCGATTTTGACTAAGGCACTGCTGGTGGAGACCTACCTGGGCCGGGCTGACCTCACCGATGCCGACCTGAGCGAGGCCATTCTCGATCGAGCCGAGATCAGCAGCAGCACCATGACCAATGTCACGCTGGCCGGAACTACCATGCCCGATGGTAGTATTCATGGGTAA
- a CDS encoding PRC-barrel domain-containing protein, with translation MTLDKYRLRSDFLGTQVITRNSGQRLGIVSQVWVDVDQREVVAIGLRENIMSGLVSSTQQVMALTSIRQIGDVILVDDEAAMDDEMSVAPYSTLVNCEVITETGEPLGRVRGFKFDVTTGRLETIVIASFGLPQIPDQVISTYELSIDEVVSSGPDRLIVFEGAEEKMVQLSVGLLERLGIGSAPWDRNDDSEYIMPVSTANQLPSGVQVPAEFSKARPAAAEERWSDDDWGEPERVEAPLQAQQPAERYQAATLDDPSSYKAYDAEFQDVTEDVWNEEDEAEPYEAKPLNIPQRKKVTEYEEELDY, from the coding sequence ATGACCTTAGACAAGTATCGTCTGCGCTCCGATTTCTTGGGTACCCAGGTAATTACTCGCAATTCTGGCCAGCGGCTTGGCATTGTCAGCCAGGTTTGGGTAGATGTAGACCAGCGAGAGGTCGTGGCCATTGGCCTGCGGGAAAATATTATGTCTGGGCTGGTATCGAGCACCCAGCAGGTCATGGCTCTGACCAGCATTCGCCAGATTGGCGACGTGATCTTGGTGGATGATGAGGCGGCCATGGACGACGAAATGAGCGTCGCCCCCTACAGCACCCTGGTCAACTGTGAAGTCATCACCGAAACCGGGGAACCCCTGGGACGGGTGCGCGGCTTCAAATTTGACGTCACCACCGGACGCCTCGAGACCATTGTGATCGCCTCCTTTGGGCTGCCCCAAATTCCTGACCAGGTGATCAGCACCTACGAGCTTTCCATTGACGAAGTGGTCAGCAGCGGCCCCGATCGCCTGATCGTTTTCGAGGGCGCTGAAGAAAAGATGGTGCAGCTCAGTGTGGGGCTGCTGGAGCGTCTGGGCATCGGCAGCGCCCCCTGGGATCGCAACGACGACAGCGAGTACATCATGCCCGTGTCAACGGCCAACCAGCTGCCCTCTGGGGTACAGGTGCCCGCCGAATTCAGCAAAGCCCGTCCCGCCGCCGCCGAAGAGCGCTGGAGCGACGATGACTGGGGCGAACCCGAACGGGTAGAGGCTCCCCTTCAGGCCCAGCAGCCTGCGGAGCGCTACCAGGCCGCCACCCTGGACGACCCGAGCAGCTACAAAGCCTACGATGCCGAGTTTCAGGACGTCACCGAAGACGTCTGGAATGAGGAAGACGAAGCTGAACCCTACGAGGCAAAACCCCTCAACATTCCCCAGCGGAAGAAAGTAACCGAGTACGAAGAAGAACTCGACTACTAG